gtagcctattggttagagcattggactagtaaccgaaaggtcgcaagttcaaatccccgagctgacaaggtacaaaatctgtcgttctgccactgaacaggcagttaacccgctgttcctaggccgtcattgaaaataagaatttgttcttaactgacctgcctggtcaaataaaggtaaaattaaaaaataaataaaaagccaaACAGCAATAATTTGATACTTAAACATGTCACCTCTCAGCCATGGATTTGAACGTGCGTAAAAGCATGCCCATGGTTACTCACTCTAAATCACTATTGAACAACACAGCAACATATTAATGTTGACAATTATTTGACGTATGACAAGCAGTTAACACTGCTTAAGCGACTCTATATTGACTTAATCAAAACAGTTGGAAGAAGGGAGAGCCGTCCTCTGCTGCTATCATGACAGAAGAGGCGCTGTCCatatagagtggtgctgaaaTGGACTTGGAGCgcgacatttaaaaaaaatcgtCAGGCATAATATGAAAGCAAAAACTAACCAGACAGAAAACAAGTAATTGATTCTGCTGTAGCACTGAATAAGCTGCATTCGAAACCACAGTCAGCTGACAATGAcattcaattaaaaaaaaacatagctaACCACAACAATATGTAACAGCTGTTATGCCCATACTTTTAACTAGACAAATACTGACTAAATTAGCATTAATGCAacatagatgtaggatcttcatttgagccaatttgctacagcaggaaagaAATCCTGCAGAAACAGGACATTTGAAGTATTATGTGGGTTATGATtcataaaacatgtttttgggttgatacacttaaaaaaaaaagtaaatcaCAAACTTCAGAAGACGACTTAAACCTAAATTACACTACACGAAAGTTGTCCTCCAACAGTGTGATCatatcaaatgaagatcctacatctgcagCTAAAATTGTTAGAAAGGACATGTTGTAAAGATGTTTTCCAACCGAATGAGCAATACCATTTAATTAAACTCCACAGACTCACCTCTAGTGGGGAGTCTGGTTCATCCAGGATGTTCTGTTCGTTCTGCATCCGCTGCATCGTCCCTGTAGAACTGGGGTCCATTATCAGTACGTTCTGACTACAGGGTCTGGCGAACTGACAGTCACTCTTTCTGGAGTCAGTCGTCCTGCACACCTCGTAATTGTACACGTGCTGTAGAGTTCCTGTCCCCAAAGTATCTGCGTAACGCGGTGGATAATACGGAATAACCGGGAGATTGGAATGATAGAGGACACGAGACTGTCTCCATCTGTATATTTTCACTGATATAATAACCACTAAACACGTGATGAACAGAAATGAGACGACAGCCAAAGCCAAGACTAAGTAAAAAGTCAGGTTGTCATTGTATTCCTTGTCGTGCGTAAAGTCAGTGAACTCCGAGAGCACTTCAGGGAAGCTGTCCGCCACCGCCACGTTAACATTGACTGTCGCTGAACGAGCGGGCTGCCCGTTGTCCTCCACTACAACAGTGAGCCTTTGTTTCACAGCATCTTTATCATTGACTTGGCGTATAGTTCTTATTTCCCCATTCTGTAAGCCCACATCAAACAGCGCTCTGTCTGTCATTTTCTGCAGTTTATACGAGAGCCAGGCATTCTGTCCAGAGTCCACATCAACAGCCACCACTTTAGTGACAAGATAACCCACATCTGCCGAACGAGGCACCATTTCAGCCACCAGAGAGCTGCTTGTCTGGACTGGGTACAGAACCTGAGGCGCGTTGTCATTCTGATCTTGGATAAAGATGTTGACACTCACATTGCTACTGAATGGAGGAGAGCCTCCATCTTGCGCCTTAACCACGAGTCTTAGTTGCTTAATTTGTTCATAATCAAAGGAGCGCACTGCGTTTATGACCCCGCTCTCTGCGTTTACGGAAACATAAACAGACACAGGAGTCCCGCTGACATCAGTATCCTCTAGAATATAGGAAATACGGGCATTTTGATTGGAATCAGTGTCTTTAGCTCTAACAGTAAAAATAGAAACACCTGGAGAGTTATTCTCTGCGATATAAGAGTTGTATACGCCACGTGGAAATACTGGGGCATTGTCGTTGACGTCGGACACCTTCAGGTGAAAGGTTATCTTACTTGAGAGAGGAGGCGACCCTGCGTCCGTGGCGACTACAGTGATGTTATATTCTGACACACTCTCACGATCTAAAACAGCGCCTGTTAGCAAGGTGTAGTAATTTCTTAGATTGGATTTTATATTGAAAGGAATGTGTTGGCCTATGCTACAGCTCACCTGTCCGTTTTCACCCGAGTCGAGGTCTTTAACATTGATAATTCCGATGGTTGTACCGTGAGGTGAATCTTCAGAGATTGGACTAGTGAATGACATGACACTTATTACAGGCTCATTGTCGTTTACATCAATTACCTCAACAATGACTTTGCTCGAATCAGTCAAGCCACCTTGGTCTGTGGCATCTATTCGAATTTCGTATTTCTTATATTTTTCATAATCTATTTCCCCTAACACAGAAATGACACCAGTATTTGCATCAATAGTGAATGTTTCGGAAACTGTGCCTTTTAAATTAGAAAACATGTACGATATATAGCCATTGGAGCCACTGTCTGCATCACTTGCGTTCACGGTGGTAATATAGGTGCTTTTCAGTGCGTTTTCCACTACAGCAGCCCTGTACACTGACTGGTTGAACACAGGCGCATTGTCATTGGCATCTAGGACAGTGATTTCGATATTTACTGTGCCAGATCTCTGCGGATTTCCACCGTCTACAGCGATTAGctttagagagagaagaggatgttCCTCTCTGTCTAACGGTTTCTGGAGAACCATCTCGGCATATTTACTAGCGTCAGGATTTGTATGTTGTTTTAGGACAAAATTATCATTCGGTGTTAGAATGTAATTCTGTAGGGCGTTAAGGCCTACATCAGGGTCATCTGCAGTTGCTAAGACAAAGCGCGCCCCCGCAGAAGCAGATTCGCTGATTTTCAATTGTATATCATTCTGTTGAAACACGGGTGCATTATCATTAACGTCTAATATTTCTACAGTGACTAGGTGTAGTTCCATCGGATTCTCTAGAATCATTTCGAAGCTGAAGCTACACGGCGTGACGTCGCCACAAAGCTGCTCTCGGTCTATTCTCTCACTCACGACTAGAATCCCTTTGTCTGTCTTCAGCTCTGTGTACTGAATGTTTTCTCCGGTCACGATACGGGCCCGGCCCGCACTTAGCCTTTTCAAATCTAACCCCAGATCTTGAGCCACGTTACCGATAAGAGAGCCTTTCTTCATCTCCTCCGGAATGGAATACCGGATTTGGGAACTCACAGTATGACTGAGATACAGAAGAGAAACCAGTACTTGCCATCGCAGTCCACAACGCATACGCCATCTTATGCATATAGGTTGAAGGAAACTGTCAAATTCCATAGCCAACAAAACAAATCCACCACGAAAATTCCTTATACTGTATCCGTCAATGGGGAGCAAAGAGAACAGTAGTAGTCGACGTATTATCTTAATCCAGTCTACTTTAACCGTTCTCGTACTTGTAAACTACATGTAAGAACCAGAACGATTGTCTCTCTGTCGCCCGCCTAGTGTGAAGCGCAGTCTCTCCAGCTCCTCTGGTAGAGCGCAGTGTTAGGGGAGGGGACTCCACTGACTGACAACACCGGACAGAAATCATTTCACTGACCAATAGCGGCCCTCGGAGTCCAAAACATGAACACCAGATGTTATGTAAAAATACAGAACTGCACAGAAATGATTCAACACTTTCCAGAACTATTTTCTTATTAAAATGTCACAAATAAAAACACTGTGGTCAGTGCAATCGAAATAAATGCACAGTTCAATGACTAAAATACTATGACCAGAAGGGAAATAGTAGCCTCGCCATGTAATAGTAAAACACACCAGCCTATCTTCTCAGCCCCAGTTTGGATCGTGCGTAAACATGCCAACGAAATAGCGTTCCAAAGCATCACTGATAAATACAGCGAAATACTTGTATTAAAAGTGATTTTGTTTGTTACATGACTAACTGTAAACATGGGTCAAATGTACAGTTACTCTTGATCCATATAGGGAAGTTGTAACCAGGCTCagcatagagagtgagagagaggagagcatacTGTTGCGCACTAAAAGTGGCGCGGTACACACGGAGGGGTGCTACCATAGTCTTACAGCGATACAGCCTTACTTACTATAGTGGCGCTCAGCATTCATGATCAAAAAAAGCCAAAAGAAAGCCCATAAAGAATGCGCAGTAGCTGAATGAGCCCAACAAGTTAGTTAGTCACAGAGGGAGCAAACCGAATAAATCCGCACCAGAGCACAATTGAAAACGAATAGATACAGAGGACAGATGGCAGAGATGAACTCCTACAAAATGAGCTACGTAATTTT
This DNA window, taken from Oncorhynchus gorbuscha isolate QuinsamMale2020 ecotype Even-year linkage group LG13, OgorEven_v1.0, whole genome shotgun sequence, encodes the following:
- the LOC123993289 gene encoding protocadherin gamma-A11-like isoform X8, with the protein product MEFDSFLQPICIRWRMRCGLRWQVLVSLLYLSHTVSSQIRYSIPEEMKKGSLIGNVAQDLGLDLKRLSAGRARIVTGENIQYTELKTDKGILVVSERIDREQLCGDVTPCSFSFEMILENPMELHLVTVEILDVNDNAPVFQQNDIQLKISESASAGARFVLATADDPDVGLNALQNYILTPNDNFVLKQHTNPDASKYAEMVLQKPLDREEHPLLSLKLIAVDGGNPQRSGTVNIEITVLDANDNAPVFNQSVYRAAVVENALKSTYITTVNASDADSGSNGYISYMFSNLKGTVSETFTIDANTGVISVLGEIDYEKYKKYEIRIDATDQGGLTDSSKVIVEVIDVNDNEPVISVMSFTSPISEDSPHGTTIGIINVKDLDSGENGQVSCSIGQHIPFNIKSNLRNYYTLLTGAVLDRESVSEYNITVVATDAGSPPLSSKITFHLKVSDVNDNAPVFPRGVYNSYIAENNSPGVSIFTVRAKDTDSNQNARISYILEDTDVSGTPVSVYVSVNAESGVINAVRSFDYEQIKQLRLVVKAQDGGSPPFSSNVSVNIFIQDQNDNAPQVLYPVQTSSSLVAEMVPRSADVGYLVTKVVAVDVDSGQNAWLSYKLQKMTDRALFDVGLQNGEIRTIRQVNDKDAVKQRLTVVVEDNGQPARSATVNVNVAVADSFPEVLSEFTDFTHDKEYNDNLTFYLVLALAVVSFLFITCLVVIISVKIYRWRQSRVLYHSNLPVIPYYPPRYADTLGTGTLQHVYNYEVCRTTDSRKSDCQFARPCSQNVLIMDPSSTGTMQRMQNEQNILDEPDSPLEQKPPNADWRFTQGQRPGPSGAGGPPEMAMGTGPWPNPPTEAEQLQALMAAANEVSEATATLGPGTMGLSTRYSPQFTLQHVPDYRQNVYIPGSTATLTSNPQQQQQQQMAAQHQALQAQPSEAAPQPEPPKAAQTPASKKKSTKKEKK